GAAAGTGCCGTGACGCTATAGTTGAGGGCTGCTGTTGAGCTAGGTGTGGCTAGGATGGAATGTTGTAGTCGTTGCGATTCTGCAGGATCCGTGATTGACGATCCAGATGCGGGctgtggtggcggtggtggtggagtagGTGGACTCCGATCAATAAGACGTCGATCAGCTGAGGAGATGTTTGGCGCGACGGATGAAGGTGGCGGGGCTTGATGATGCGGTTGTATCATGTGCGGTGGACCGTGCGGTGGACCGTGCGGTGCCACCCCCGGTAGCCCCGGGTAGTGCATCCAAAGCGGCGTGCGATATGCAGCCATTGTGGCCGCAGTGTACATTTGCTGGTAGTACGTAAGTGTCGCGGGATGGAATGGAACGGAAGAGGTAGCAGCTGCCACGGCTGCGGCATTCATCAAAGAAGATGAGGAGGGCGCGCCCAACTGAGTGGCTTGATACAGGGGATAGAAAGCATTCGGCACAGGATGGTGCGCTGTTGGCGATGCGATTACCGTATTCGGTCTTATTACTCCGGCGGGCGAGGAGGGCGTTGTGCCGTAGTGGTTTAAAGAAGCCCCATCAACCGAGTCCGACCCTTCTGGGTGGAgatcttttttgtgtgaagaGCTGGAAGCGTTCGAGTTGGAACGCTCGCGCGATGGTGAGGAGGAGGAAGGTGAATGTCCACCGGAAAATGGCTGCCGCAAAGCGGCCGTCTTTTTCGGAACCGTTCGTATGGTAGTACCTAGTGACGCGCCAGTCGTAAGCGAGGCCATAGCAGACGTTGGTGTGGAAGCGTGGCTCGTTGTtacgccaccgccaccactacTTGGAGATGCACGGGGCGATGAGGACGTACCGGCAGTACGATTATGATGCTGCGATCCCaatggtggtggaggtgaCTGTTGAGTTCCACGGCCAAAGTTTAATGGTGACGCGCGAGAATAATGCTGCGGTGACCCATTGCTGGTAGGAGGGGAATGTCCTTGACTGCTGCTTCCACCAAGCTGGTAACCAGGCCGGTAGGAAATTGCCGATCGTGCACCTCCCGTTGCTGCACCAGCAACTGATCCAGAATATGGTGGTGTAGTCGCTGAATCGTTCGTACTCGGTGAAGGGGAAAAACGGGAAGACGAGGGTGCAGACGAGTAGCTACTTGGGCTGCCACCGTACGGGTGCTGTCGGTAGCGTGAAAATCCGCCTGATGAAGCAGAACCCGACGTATGATGCAGCCCATGATGTGAATGTTGCGCAGATGTATGcgactgctgttgctggtgttgctgttggtgctgatgctgatgctgcggctgctgctgatgatgatgctcaGGACTAGGACTTAGGTCTGGGGAACGGATCGTATTACCACACGGATCTACGCTGCTCCCTCCGGAGTTAGCCCCAGGAGATGCTGCAGTGCCACCCCCTCCACCGTAACTAGGGGACCGTTTCTTGACGCCATATCCGTACCGAGTAGATCCAAGCTGGCCCTGATAATGTGCGTGATTGAGGGATTCCGCCATTACAGGTGATTTGGAGCCAACGGCTAACGGTTCCTTCCCCAAGTACAGTGATCCCTGATACTGGTGGTGTGGTGACAGTGGATGCTGCGGATGATGATAGAGATTATGACTAGCTGTTGATGTGACCGATGCCACCGATACGTCCGTTTTGCGTTGCATCGCATCAGCAGGGGAGAAGTTCGCAGAGGACGATGTTTCACCGCTACTGCTTGTGTTGTGCCCCAGCAGTGACGTTATACTATAACTGCTAAATGGTCTTGATACAGGAGCCGGAACTGGAGGAGCAGCATTCGTAACAGGAGATATGCCACTTCCAGCACCATTAATTGGCTGTTTTCCACCGGCCCCGGTTGTACCGTTAGCAATAGATCCAGAACCGTTAAGGTGtccgtttgttttgctgttactgttgctgctgctgctgctgctattacTGCCACTGCTGGGGCCACCATTCAGCGGACTTCCCGTACCATTCGTGGTCAGTGTCGACAGGGGCGTTGCAGTTGTTGCCGTCACAATGACAGGCGTACCTGCAGCGGACCCTGCCTTCGGACGAGATCTTTTGGTGCTGCTCGTGCCACAGCTACCAGCATCGTCCAGTGAAACCTTCTCCATCTCCCGCAAGATTCTTTTGCGTGGAGAAACATGCTGCGAAGCGGCCGAACTGGCAAACACAGAGCTGCGAAAACTTGTCGAGCTAGTACTGTTCCCCCGTTCTGGTATTGTTCCGAGACGAAACGGGCCAATTGCGGTACCTGCTCCAGCAGAAGCTCCCGGGGCGTTGATGGACTTTGTTTGCTGGTGCTCGACCAGTGTTTTAATGATTGAAGCTAGATCCTTTCCCTCGGGACGCTTACAACGGGGAGGTCTACAATGTGTGCCGCCGTTTGCTGGCGGATGATGACCATTGCTTTGCTTGTGATCATCATCCCCCACCATGGGCTCATCCTGCTTTGTGCCTTTCCGCTTCTTTGCATTGTTTTCACCCGCTGCAGTTGTCCCCTCAGATGTGTCCATCAGTGTAGTGCCATTGCACTTATCCCGTAGATTCTCGGTGGTTTCACCATCTTGCCCAGTTGCCGATTGCGCCTCCTTGTGTTCGGAATCATCCTTCTTGgcatttccattttccactgttgttgttttttgcgctTGAGGCTTTGATTTAATTTCCAGTGGAAGATGGGAGTCGTAAGGACGGCGTCGTTTGCGCCGACACCACGACCGGGTATCGTGCGTTAGATGACCACGTGCTTTTAGCGGGCGAAAGTAGTAAAGCGAAAGCTCCTTCGAAATGTTCGGACGAGGATTCGCCTGCTTCCAGCAATGATCCCGCTGCCAGGGCGAAGACTGGATGGAGCTGTTGTCATCTGAAACTGCAAGAGagggatattaaaaaaatgttatatTGTTGTTAAAATTATGCTATATTGGTTGTTAAATTGCTTTAGTATGAATAGTATTATCAACACTTACAGCTGAGTGAAGTAGAACTTTCATGCTTATGAAAGTTGGCACTGGTAGAGGAAACGGTCGGTGGCCAATAAGTTTTACGCGGAACCGAAATCCAGCTGGTTTTTTCACCCTCTCGTGCACGGGCAAGTTCCAGGATGAATTTTCCATCTGTAAAAAGAGATTCCAAAATGAATAACATACCAATCACAATAACATTGTTAAGTCGCGCGACTGTTAAGTTCaatattgaattgtttttgaaTTGTACTGCACAAAGGAAATTTATAAAGCATATGTGAAACCGCTAGTTGCCATATGTTTACTTAAGAGCAATGCGTTGGAGATCCCTGTTGGTGGAATTTAATGTGCCAGTCGGATGTGTGTACATACGTTTGGGCCACAGTAAGTAAAAAAGAAGTTTCTACAAACGCGCAATCGCGAACTAGTACGCATACGCGTACGCAAACCGTATCACACTTGATCTGTAACATTCACCCATCACGCAATCATGCGGCAGCGAACCGAAACCGACAAACAGTACAGAGCAAACGCATCTACTTAAGGAATGTGCTTTCCCGCGGAACAAAAGAAGCTGCAcgttccgttcattttcaGCCGTGACGTGAAGGTGGTTGGTTAGtttgagaagaagaaaaaacaacaagcatATTTCACCTCCTAAGCACTTGTTGTGTCGCTTTTAGAGTGTGTATCGCCTTTCTCTATTGTTTTTCCGCCCTCAAGCGCAAACGGCGCGATcatgtgttattgtttttcaGCCCGTACTGTGCCTGTTTGTGAATGTGTGGCTGTGCTGCACGGAAACGATTTACTATGATTTCACCAGCAAGAACTAGAAATGGCTTTTCCTCAACATTACTCACTCTATTAAGAAGCTTTTTGTCCTTTCTATCGCTCATTCGCCAAGCGAAACAATGGCGGGTGCAGGGAAGGTAGAGAGAAATCAAAActcaacaaaaagaaaccatTTTTATCATAGAtctaaccaaaaaaaaaacaccttatTCCCGAGCAAGCGCGAACTGAATGTAACAATCTCCAATACGACATCTAAAAAAGCCTATCCCAACGTATCTGCACACGCTCTATTTCTATGCAGCATTATGTTGAGTACCGGGTTCGCTGCTGCAGTACACATATAAGCTCGGTAATGTAGCACAATAATAGACTGTGGAGTGGGTTTGACCGATTGTTTAGCGAAAGAAGAGATATTTTAACGGGACAGTGTGCTGTGGCGCTGAAAATAAGAGCTGACAGAAAATTAGCCCAAGTCAAAAGgaccatgctgctgctgctgctactactactttCCACTACAGTTGCGCCCCGATGAGTGCTGAAGCGATGTCTGTTGATTACATTGCATTGCTTTCCTCGCAGACTACGCAAGCCTTTAGGGTCTGTCAACTAACTGGTCGCCGTAAGTCAGTTTGATTATGGATGACACAAATGCGATAGAAGCCAATTTTCCAAGCTTTCGAAGAAACTAATGTACTTTTCGTTTAGTTGCATAGCATAAAGTTCGTGCAACAGTTCGTAAGCTTATTTAAGTAAAGCGTACAGCATCATGATATAATAACGAACGAAGACACTGAATTGTACACTGATCCGTACGGATATGTTCATCATTTGAGCCTCACTGCAGAATATATGACTTAGCTAGTGGCAATATTTTACAACCATAGTGTGGGAAAGCCAGTCGCAATTCATATCGGATTCATTTAAATCCATTCCACTCGATTAAGGAACAAGCTTCGCATTATCTCGTCCACTAATGCGTTTTATTACGCCcaaaaaaacttcaaattaGAGAAATCACGTGGAAAAGAATGAAGAatagacacacgcacacaaagtCTACAGTGTGGCCACAATTCGTGGGAGACACTCTTCCGGTTAGTTGATACGGATTGAAAGAAGGCAGTCCGCCACCATACGGTTCTTCTCCATGCATTCCAGAACTTCGTCCAGTACCGTTGATCAATCGTAGGAGTATAAAAAGGCACTTGCCAACATTGGAGAGACACCCGCGATCAAGATATACGCCTGCTTTAAACGGTGGAAAGAAGTGAGATGATCAAATCATATAATCAtcgccatcgtcgtcgtcgtcgtcgtcgtcgtcatcatcatcatcatcatcatcatcatctgcccACACCCAAAATGGCCCCCAGCAGCACCGTTCGGGTTCGAGCGTTTCGGGGAAGCGTTTGATTGGGTTAACACCAGCCAACGAATTTCTCCCGATTAATGGGAATGTTACAGATCTTCCCGTGCGGAGGAGGCTTAAGCGCGCTCGtttactttttctttcatGAATGCTCATTTAACTTTGTCGATGTTTCTGCAGCTTTATGGCGAATAAAACGATCATTGAATGAGTGCCTTCAGGCTACTAAATTATGTTTCTTCTTCAACCATTTGTAGTCGGTTGCATTAattcttgaatgaaacgaTGTAGGATATAGGGTCGACCGTATGTTCACTTTCAATCAACACTACAAGCAACTTATAAACAAAGATGTTCTATCGAGTTATCGAATTATGGAATAATATGATAGGAATAGGTAGAGGATGTGTTGTTTTGCGCGTCCTTTACTCGTAGTGTTACTGATGAACTTGACTATCGTAAACAACGTTGTATTGGGAACCGTTATTAAGCTTCATAGGAATGCTTTTAGTGCAAGAGGTTGACATTGCTgatttgttaaatttaagcaaAATTCGTACCGCGCTAGATCGGTCATATATCAAAAAGGAATCTCTATATTAGTGATGATGTGCAAATTCAACTAGATATATAATACCTTTACCTATACCCTTTCTTCGGCGCTTCACTATTATATTAAAAAACTGGAAGGTTAAATATTCTACCGTAGCGTTAGTTGATAAGACAATTTTACTGGTCAATAAGCTTGTTACAGTAATAAGCTTGTAAAGACCGCAATCTGATACTTTTATTAGGCAGGAATTAtaactatttttaaaatacaaaaaaacgccaTTTATCTAGCACTTGACATCCAATCACCAGCCAAATTAGAAGAATTGTAAATTGAGGAAATTCCCGTAAATCCGTAACCGCATGCGTTGAGTATCGCTTAAACCGGGGAGACGACGGTGAATGCCTTCAAGCCAGCGCTAGTTGCTTTTATGCTAATTACTAAGGATATATTTGCATTAAtcaatttacatttacatAAGCATTAATCAATTTACAAACGCTGCTACCTTGCACCACTCATAATTTGCCAACAAAAACATTACGCATTGCcacaaaaaaactgtttgTGGCCTGAAAAGTGGTGCGAGGTTAGAGATGTTTGCCTGCTTACTTTGCTGTAAAAGTAGGCACAGGATAAAGCTTTAGCTGTCTGCATGGCAGCGCACCACAGCTGAACACCGGCCAGCATCTGCTTGTttgccgtcatcatcatcatcatcatcatcatcaccgtcatTATCGTCAATCGTCATCTCAGCGACACGATCGAGCCATCTCGCCCTGTGTGGAATGGATGGTGTGCGCTGTTGACAGTAGCGCAGGATAGACAGAAAGGCAAAAGAAGAAAGCACTGCTCCACGCCCGGGTGACAGACCGGGACAAAGCATAACCAGAGCATTCGCCTAAAAGCCGGCCACCAGCCTACGCGCGCGAAGAGATCGTTTGCCGTACATCGTTGCACTGCGCAGCGGAAGGGCGGGGATGGCTTTTGAACGAACGTGTGTGTTGccgccgttgctgctgccccTGCTGCTGTCCTGCGCTGTTTGGGTTTGTTAGACCGATtccgctttctctctctcctctcgaTGCTTGTACTGCTCGCACTCATTCACCCATCTCCCTTCTTTCCGCGCGGCTTTATCGTGCGGGGCGCGCGCgagcacacacatatgcagGAGAACGGTGGTGGCTCGTGCCTAAACGCCTTTAGTTGCGCGCACGTGCCCTTTTGCGGTCGCGAGAAGAGCAACATAAGCAACTTTAGCTGCAGCGCGAAAGGAAACGGCAAATGGGCTGAAAGCGTTCCTACATTATACATTCTCAAAGAGGCACGGGTGCGATTTTACTACCAACCTccaccagcacacacatatacactacGGCGACGCCGTTACCATAGCAGTAACCCTTGCCCCTCCTCACACCTCACGCCGCAACCACGAAGCACGTATATTCCTTCCTCTCTCCTTCACCGTTTCGTATGGACTGCTGGTGAATGGAATCTTTCGGGCTGTGTGCGGTAGCATTAGATTTAATCCAGCCACGCATAAGCATAAGCAAACACAGTAACGTGCGCAATATTTGCCTGTTTGATGTATTATTCGCTTTTCGAAACGTACAGGATCTTCATCTTGAAAAAGGACTTGATAATATATCTTTCGTTTTTGCAATCTTTTGCCGGCATACAGCACGATCGCTTTTTTCAATTAtgtgtttgcattgttttgtaCAAAGTCATGCCTGTTTTTGCGCACCATATTGAgataatcaacaaaaaattcacaaaccCAGGTAGGGGAGTTATTCTATATGTGTCATTATAAAACTAATCCATGTGCATACTATTTGAACAAACATTTCCATGCCGCcttgttaaaaaaagaaaacattagtAGAAACAATTAGTGGCAAACATTAGATAAATCACTGCCGCCAACAGGTTGACAGATGCAGCTAGGACAGCAATAAAAGCACTCTGGTACTACATTCACCTGTATGAATTACCAAAGGAAAGATATAGATGTCATAAGTATGAGTGGTTAATTCGATCGATGCGTCTACAAGATCGCAAAGAATCAACTCCAAACAGGATCGTCGCCACGCGTAGCAAAGGACTTAATCCGACTGCGCCAGGTTACTAGCTCGGTAGAACGTTTCGAAAGACCATATAGAGCGACATGCCCGCCTAGGTCGCTACGCCAAAAAGAAGATACATGCAAGGATTAACATTAACGTTACAATTTAAAAAGGTAGTCATATGATCGTTGGTTGCGTAATCCTGAAGAGGAGGATATTTTTGAGGATCTATGGCACAGAAAACATTCCCCAGCCTCGATGGCTGCCGTGAAGAGACACATCCTAAAAACTACGATCAACAAAACAGTAGAGTGACAAATAGGCAAAGAAAATAAACTTACTaccgcagagagagagagagagagagagagagagagagagagagagagagagagagagagagagagagagagcgccgCTAgtgtggatggatggatggggatGAACTAGACAATAAAGCGAGCACGCGTCCCTTGTAAAAAGCAAGGCGTAGGTAATGAAAACATCAACAATAAGTTTACTTTCCCTCACTGCCGCCGCTCCAACCACCAGCGGGCGCACTCTGTGCGTTTCGTCGTCTCTTTCGCGCACCAAGGAAAATCTGTTCCGCTTTCTCTCTATTACCACCGCTTAAGTAGTGTAGTACCACCGGCCAAATGGTACTGGATACGCGTGTTCCCTTGCAG
This is a stretch of genomic DNA from Anopheles merus strain MAF chromosome 2R, AmerM5.1, whole genome shotgun sequence. It encodes these proteins:
- the LOC121603733 gene encoding protein hairless-like isoform X1 is translated as MYVINPPPASQDLQPTASSYVAARHSESIELEQQQQQQQHKEILSQILTKCNADMSDQVANFSCPDEKTPPRSAAVPVKEEAKSPASSSPAATPAPSSSPCSEVGSGHGAKPTPAVAGSSPKEATSAPAGECKTGRRTDGEIRSPLPTLKRSPSLDGSPLSSASSSNAASLSPSSLDGPAKSTPPKSEPMAEPVQSLAVASPVSSNFSSVVHPKERALKSIAAAAASNERNNATNGGSSSSSSTPAKPASKAGAVNAGGRAVLNGTGPSATGTGTTAHGGRLQFFKDGKFILELARAREGEKTSWISVPRKTYWPPTVSSTSANFHKHESSTSLSFSDDNSSIQSSPWQRDHCWKQANPRPNISKELSLYYFRPLKARGHLTHDTRSWCRRKRRRPYDSHLPLEIKSKPQAQKTTTVENGNAKKDDSEHKEAQSATGQDGETTENLRDKCNGTTLMDTSEGTTAAGENNAKKRKGTKQDEPMVGDDDHKQSNGHHPPANGGTHCRPPRCKRPEGKDLASIIKTLVEHQQTKSINAPGASAGAGTAIGPFRLGTIPERGNSTSSTSFRSSVFASSAASQHVSPRKRILREMEKVSLDDAGSCGTSSTKRSRPKAGSAAGTPVIVTATTATPLSTLTTNGTGSPLNGGPSSGSNSSSSSSNSNSKTNGHLNGSGSIANGTTGAGGKQPINGAGSGISPVTNAAPPVPAPVSRPFSSYSITSLLGHNTSSSGETSSSANFSPADAMQRKTDVSVASVTSTASHNLYHHPQHPLSPHHQYQGSLYLGKEPLAVGSKSPVMAESLNHAHYQGQLGSTRYGYGVKKRSPSYGGGGGTAASPGANSGGSSVDPCGNTIRSPDLSPSPEHHHQQQPQHQHQHQQQHQQQQSHTSAQHSHHGLHHTSGSASSGGFSRYRQHPYGGSPSSYSSAPSSSRFSPSPSTNDSATTPPYSGSVAGAATGGARSAISYRPGYQLGGSSSQGHSPPTSNGSPQHYSRASPLNFGRGTQQSPPPPLGSQHHNRTAGTSSSPRASPSSGGGGVTTSHASTPTSAMASLTTGASLGTTIRTVPKKTAALRQPFSGGHSPSSSSPSRERSNSNASSSSHKKDLHPEGSDSVDGASLNHYGTTPSSPAGVIRPNTVIASPTAHHPVPNAFYPLYQATQLGAPSSSSLMNAAAVAAATSSVPFHPATLTYYQQMYTAATMAAYRTPLWMHYPGLPGVAPHGPPHGPPHMIQPHHQAPPPSSVAPNISSADRRLIDRSPPTPPPPPPQPASGSSITDPAESQRLQHSILATPSSTAALNYSVTALSSSSRDIINGGSAFTSPSGSSWPTDAVGYQHHPDHSARSTAAVSGIASATAKDETSNGECNEGLRSSYVPLNLSKH
- the LOC121603733 gene encoding protein hairless-like isoform X2, with the protein product MYVINPPPASQDLQPTASSYVAARHSESIELEQQQQQQQHKEILSQILTKCNADMSDQVANFSCPDEKTPPRSAAVPVKEEAKSPASSSPAATPAPSSSPCSEVGSGHGAKPTPAVAGSSPKEATSAPAGECKTGRRTDGEIRSPLPTLKRSPSLDGSPLSSASSSNAASLSPSSLDGPAKSTPPKSEPMAEPVQSLAVASPVSSNFSSVVHPKERALKSIAAAAASNERNNATNGGSSSSSSTPAKPASKAGAVNAGGRAVLNGTGPSATGTGTTAHGGRLQFFKDGKFILELARAREGEKTSWISVPRKTYWPPTVSSTSANFHKHESSTSLSFSDDNSSIQSSPWQRDHCWKQANPRPNISKELSLYYFRPLKARGHLTHDTRSWCRRKRRRPYDSHLPLEIKSKPQAQKTTTVENGNAKKDDSEHKEAQSATGQDGETTENLRDKCNGTTLMDTSEGTTAAGENNAKKRKGTKQDEPMVGDDDHKQSNGHHPPANGGTHCRPPRCKRPEGKDLASIIKTLVEHQQTKSINAPGASAGAGTAIGPFRLGTIPERGNSTSSTSFRSSVFASSAASQHVSPRKRILREMEKVSLDDAGSCGTSSTKRSRPKAGSAAGTPVIVTATTATPLSTLTTNGTGSPLNGGPSSGSNSSSSSSNSNSKTNGHLNGSGSIANGTTGAGGKQPINGAGSGISPVTNAAPPVPAPVSRPFSSYSITSLLGHNTSSSGETSSSANFSPADAMQRKTDVSVASVTSTASHNLYHHPQHPLSPHHQYQGSLYLGKEPLAVGSKSPVMAESLNHAHYQGQLGSTRYGYGVKKRSPSYGGGGGTAASPGANSGGSSVDPCGNTIRSPDLSPSPEHHHQQQPQHQHQHQQQHQQQQSHTSAQHSHHGLHHTSGSASSGGFSRYRQHPYGGSPSSYSSAPSSSRFSPSPSTNDSATTPPYSGSVAGAATGGARSAISYRPGYQLGGSSSQGHSPPTSNGSPQHYSRASPLNFGRGTQQSPPPPLGSQHHNRTAGTSSSPRASPSSGGGGVTTSHASTPTSAMASLTTGASLGTTIRTVPKKTAALRQPFSGGHSPSSSSPSRERSNSNASSSSHKKDLHPEGSDSVDGASLNHYGTTPSSPAGVIRPNTVIASPTAHHPVPNAFYPLYQATQLGAPSSSSLMNAAAVAAATSSVPFHPATLTYYQQMYTAATMAAYRTPLWMHYPGLPGVAPHGPPHGPPHMIQPHHQAPPPSSVAPNISSADRRLIDRSPPTPPPPPPQPASGSSITDPAESQRLQHSILATPSSTAALNYSVTALSSSSRDIINGGSAFTSPSGSSWPTDAVGYQHHPDHSARSTAAVSGIASATAKDETSNDVPLNLSKH